From the genome of Sulfurovum sp. NBC37-1, one region includes:
- the plsX gene encoding phosphate acyltransferase PlsX has product MIRIAIDAMGGDFGPEPIIEGVVQALEEKTFQPILVGDKEEILSLLPQYYIDKVEIVEATDVIDMSDQATNALKRKDSSIYKAVELVRNKEADAVLSAGHSGATMTLATLRMGRLPHISKPALATLMPSLGKNKTLVLDVGAVTDCTPQNLYEFGAMGEAYVEKILNIRNPRVGLLSNGSEDSKGNALTKEAFVLLKNLRGFVGNVEGKDIFNGKVDVVVCDGFTGNIMLKASEGVVTTVFELMKQYIRKSLPAKIGALMMRKKVFANMKRQVDKDEYGGAPLLGVDGCAIVSHGASNAKAIKNAIFQAILFTESGVNSQIEELLSEKE; this is encoded by the coding sequence ATGATTAGAATTGCAATTGATGCAATGGGTGGGGATTTCGGTCCCGAACCTATCATTGAAGGTGTCGTTCAGGCACTTGAAGAGAAAACATTCCAGCCTATTCTTGTAGGCGATAAAGAAGAGATCCTCTCACTACTCCCCCAATATTACATAGACAAAGTAGAGATCGTAGAAGCAACGGATGTGATCGATATGAGCGATCAGGCAACCAATGCGCTTAAACGCAAAGATTCTTCCATTTACAAAGCGGTAGAACTGGTGCGCAACAAGGAAGCCGATGCTGTACTTTCCGCCGGACATAGCGGTGCGACGATGACACTGGCGACATTGCGTATGGGGCGTCTGCCACATATTTCCAAGCCGGCTTTGGCAACTTTGATGCCAAGTCTGGGGAAGAATAAAACCCTTGTGTTGGATGTAGGTGCGGTGACAGACTGTACGCCGCAGAACCTGTATGAGTTCGGTGCCATGGGTGAAGCCTATGTGGAAAAGATACTCAATATTAGAAATCCCCGTGTCGGCCTGCTTTCGAACGGTTCAGAGGACAGCAAGGGGAATGCCCTGACAAAAGAAGCGTTTGTCCTTCTCAAGAACCTCCGAGGATTTGTCGGGAATGTTGAAGGGAAAGATATTTTTAACGGCAAGGTGGATGTGGTTGTCTGTGACGGTTTCACGGGAAATATCATGCTTAAAGCCAGTGAAGGTGTTGTCACGACTGTTTTCGAACTGATGAAACAGTATATCCGTAAGTCACTGCCGGCAAAGATCGGTGCGCTGATGATGCGAAAAAAAGTTTTTGCCAATATGAAAAGACAGGTTGATAAAGACGAATACGGTGGTGCACCACTGCTTGGAGTGGATGGCTGTGCCATCGTATCGCACGGAGCTTCCAATGCCAAAGCGATCAAAAATGCCATCTTCCAGGCGATCCTCTTTACAGAGTCAGGTGTCAACTCCCAGATTGAAGAACTGCTCAGCGAAAAAGAATAA
- the pheA gene encoding chorismate mutase, producing MTLDELREKIDKVDDTLLKLYNERMELVHQVGELKNTTGAPIYRPEREQAILNRLKAQNDGKLTDEAIDALFLEMFAVARNLELPEAVAFLGPEASFTHQAAESKFGALSTYIPISSIPGVFREVAKGTAKFGVVPIENSSNGIVTDTINCLDKYDLKIIAEVVIDIHLCFATMCQDIKKITKIYSKDIAFGQCRKFLEDLGLDEVEHIPVESTAKAAKLAAQEKNAAALCPSIAAKMYNLPILFENVEDDMNNRTRFFVISNFENQPSGEDKTSILVRLANKPGALVDFLNDFEKAKVNLTKIKSHIVGGQSVFFLEFNGHKDDKDIAEILAKHKDEIKVLGSYVKERDDI from the coding sequence GTGAACTGAAGAACACTACGGGTGCTCCCATCTATCGGCCTGAACGCGAACAGGCGATCCTGAACAGGCTCAAAGCACAGAATGACGGCAAGCTGACAGATGAAGCGATCGATGCATTGTTTTTGGAAATGTTCGCGGTAGCAAGAAACCTTGAACTGCCTGAAGCGGTCGCCTTTCTCGGGCCTGAAGCGAGCTTCACCCATCAGGCAGCTGAGAGCAAGTTCGGTGCGCTGAGTACCTACATCCCTATCAGTTCCATCCCGGGTGTCTTCAGGGAAGTGGCGAAGGGAACAGCCAAGTTCGGTGTCGTCCCAATAGAGAACAGTTCCAACGGAATTGTAACCGATACGATCAACTGTCTGGATAAGTATGACCTCAAGATCATTGCCGAAGTAGTGATTGATATACATCTCTGTTTTGCCACGATGTGCCAGGATATCAAAAAGATCACGAAGATCTATTCCAAAGATATCGCTTTCGGACAATGCAGGAAATTCCTGGAGGATCTGGGACTGGATGAAGTGGAGCATATACCGGTTGAGTCAACTGCAAAAGCAGCCAAGCTCGCGGCCCAGGAGAAGAATGCGGCAGCACTCTGCCCTTCCATCGCGGCAAAGATGTACAATTTGCCGATCCTCTTTGAGAATGTGGAGGACGATATGAATAACAGGACACGTTTCTTTGTCATATCGAACTTCGAGAATCAGCCTTCGGGAGAAGATAAGACATCGATCCTGGTGAGGCTTGCGAACAAACCGGGTGCTTTGGTCGATTTCCTGAACGATTTTGAAAAAGCCAAAGTGAACCTGACAAAGATCAAGTCGCATATCGTAGGAGGACAGTCCGTCTTTTTCCTGGAATTCAACGGACATAAAGATGATAAAGATATCGCAGAGATACTGGCAAAACACAAAGATGAGATAAAAGTACTGGGCTCTTACGTGAAAGAGCGGGACGATATCTGA
- the hisC gene encoding histidinol-phosphate transaminase, with protein MKFNKVLENIQTYEAGKPIELVVREFGIAPKDVVKLASNENPIGTNPAITKVIRSNADIAHLYPDDSMFELKEALSRKFDVEDENIIIGAGSDQVLEFISRALLNEASSVLMSAVTFAMYEIYAKQMGAKIIRTESYEHKYDEFIEAYHTYKPKIIYICTPNNPTGDATSREEVLKIIEGVDKDTLVVVDGAYMEYAAAKDQKHAIAPTDLLKYENVIYLGTFSKAHGLGGMRVGYGIAQAKLIKELYKMRPPFNITTLSLLVAIEACKDDSFVEASIALHQEQIKRYETFAKENGISYIESYTNFITYLFDENLDSTQISDALLKRGVIIRNLASYGMNGVRITIGTEVQNDVFFRHFAEVIS; from the coding sequence ATGAAATTTAATAAAGTGCTGGAGAACATTCAGACCTATGAAGCAGGTAAGCCGATAGAACTGGTAGTGCGTGAATTTGGTATTGCTCCGAAAGACGTAGTCAAACTTGCTTCGAATGAAAATCCTATTGGAACAAACCCTGCAATAACAAAGGTAATAAGATCTAATGCAGATATAGCACATCTTTATCCGGATGACAGCATGTTCGAGCTCAAGGAGGCACTCAGCCGGAAATTTGATGTTGAAGATGAGAATATTATTATCGGTGCGGGATCGGACCAGGTGTTGGAGTTCATTTCCAGAGCTCTTTTGAATGAAGCGTCTTCTGTACTGATGTCTGCAGTGACCTTTGCCATGTATGAGATCTATGCAAAACAGATGGGTGCCAAAATAATAAGAACAGAGAGTTATGAACATAAATATGATGAATTTATAGAAGCATATCATACCTATAAGCCGAAAATCATCTATATCTGTACACCAAACAACCCGACAGGTGATGCGACAAGCAGAGAAGAAGTACTGAAGATCATAGAGGGTGTCGACAAAGATACTTTGGTTGTTGTGGATGGGGCTTATATGGAATATGCTGCTGCGAAGGATCAAAAACATGCCATAGCACCAACCGATCTTTTAAAGTATGAAAATGTGATCTATCTGGGTACATTTTCAAAAGCACATGGTCTTGGCGGCATGCGTGTAGGCTATGGTATTGCGCAGGCAAAGCTTATTAAAGAGTTGTATAAGATGCGGCCGCCTTTCAATATCACGACACTCTCCCTTTTGGTTGCTATTGAAGCCTGCAAGGATGATTCATTTGTTGAAGCATCTATCGCATTGCATCAGGAGCAGATCAAACGGTATGAAACGTTTGCCAAAGAAAATGGTATAAGTTACATAGAGAGTTATACGAATTTTATTACCTATCTGTTTGACGAGAATCTTGATTCGACTCAGATATCTGATGCGTTGCTCAAAAGAGGAGTGATCATCCGAAATCTTGCTTCCTATGGGATGAACGGTGTACGTATCACGATCGGTACTGAAGTGCAGAATGATGTTTTCTTCAGACATTTTGCTGAGGTCATCTCTTGA
- a CDS encoding beta-ketoacyl-ACP synthase III, giving the protein MSQTKPVYASFRSIGAYVPSKILSNADLEKMVDTTDEWIVKRTGIKERHIAADDEYTSDMGAKAAKLAIERAGIEKEDIDLVLCATVTPDYFNMPSTACIISDKLGIRNVQAFDISAACSGFVYLLTVAKAFIESGMKKNVLIIGAEKFSSVVDYTDRSTCILFGDGAGAAIISATDKKEEGFIDVHASADGSYADFLVTPAPGAINPASQKVIDEGLNFVQMKGNETFKLAVKTLTKDVKEILAKNKIDSGDIPHFIPHQANYRIIKAVGDALKMREDQVVLTVGKYGNTSAASIPMAINEIWESGRLKTGDLMLLDTFGGGLTWASALLPFAGESVQR; this is encoded by the coding sequence ATGTCACAAACTAAGCCAGTCTATGCTTCCTTCCGTTCGATCGGTGCCTATGTCCCCTCAAAGATCTTAAGTAATGCAGATCTTGAAAAAATGGTAGATACTACTGATGAGTGGATCGTAAAACGTACAGGTATCAAAGAGAGACATATTGCAGCTGACGATGAGTATACCAGTGACATGGGTGCCAAAGCAGCGAAACTGGCGATCGAACGTGCAGGGATAGAGAAAGAAGATATTGATCTTGTACTCTGTGCAACAGTGACACCAGACTATTTCAATATGCCTTCAACCGCCTGTATCATTTCTGATAAACTGGGAATCAGAAATGTTCAGGCCTTTGATATTTCTGCGGCATGCAGCGGCTTTGTCTATCTGCTTACTGTTGCGAAGGCTTTCATTGAATCGGGCATGAAGAAGAATGTACTGATCATCGGAGCGGAGAAATTCTCCTCAGTGGTGGATTATACGGACAGAAGCACCTGTATCCTTTTCGGAGACGGTGCCGGTGCAGCAATAATCTCGGCAACAGATAAGAAAGAAGAAGGTTTCATTGATGTTCATGCCTCTGCGGATGGATCGTATGCGGATTTCCTGGTAACACCGGCTCCGGGAGCGATCAACCCTGCAAGCCAGAAAGTGATCGATGAGGGACTGAATTTTGTACAGATGAAGGGGAATGAGACTTTTAAACTGGCAGTCAAGACCCTGACGAAAGATGTCAAAGAGATCCTGGCAAAAAACAAGATCGATTCAGGTGATATCCCTCATTTCATTCCGCATCAGGCAAATTACCGTATTATCAAAGCGGTAGGCGATGCTTTGAAGATGCGTGAAGACCAGGTGGTACTGACAGTTGGGAAATATGGAAATACATCTGCAGCATCCATTCCTATGGCTATTAATGAGATCTGGGAATCGGGCAGACTGAAGACCGGTGATCTGATGTTGCTCGATACTTTTGGCGGTGGGCTCACCTGGGCAAGCGCATTGTTGCCGTTTGCCGGGGAGAGCGTTCAGCGTTAA
- the ndk gene encoding nucleoside-diphosphate kinase: MEQTLSIIKPDAVAKNVIGQILARFEAAGLRIAATKKTRLSRVDAEAFYAIHAERPFFKDLVDFMISGPVVVTVLEGENAMAKNRELMGATNPAEAEPGTIRADFADSIDANAVHGSDSVENAEIEINFFFAKREIH, encoded by the coding sequence ATGGAACAGACATTATCGATCATTAAACCGGATGCAGTAGCAAAGAATGTTATAGGACAGATCCTTGCAAGATTTGAAGCAGCTGGACTAAGAATCGCAGCAACAAAGAAAACAAGACTTTCAAGAGTTGACGCTGAAGCATTTTATGCGATCCACGCTGAAAGACCTTTCTTTAAGGATCTCGTAGACTTTATGATCTCAGGGCCTGTTGTTGTAACAGTACTCGAAGGTGAAAATGCTATGGCAAAGAACAGAGAGCTGATGGGAGCAACAAACCCAGCAGAAGCTGAACCTGGTACGATCAGAGCAGATTTTGCTGACAGCATCGATGCCAATGCGGTTCACGGAAGTGACTCTGTTGAGAATGCAGAGATTGAGATCAACTTCTTCTTTGCAAAAAGAGAAATTCACTAA
- a CDS encoding 4Fe-4S dicluster domain-containing protein, protein MAVIITDICINCAACIDECPVEAIVDEDDNPTGEEIYYVYPDKCVECVGYHDVPACAEACPTEGCIQWDDPVEGMPTAENRGAKGEPVIED, encoded by the coding sequence ATGGCAGTAATTATTACAGATATTTGTATCAACTGTGCAGCTTGTATTGACGAATGTCCGGTAGAAGCAATTGTAGATGAGGATGATAACCCAACGGGAGAAGAGATCTATTATGTATATCCTGATAAATGTGTTGAGTGTGTAGGATACCATGATGTTCCTGCATGTGCAGAAGCATGTCCAACGGAGGGTTGTATCCAGTGGGATGATCCAGTTGAAGGTATGCCAACAGCAGAGAACAGAGGGGCAAAAGGCGAGCCAGTCATCGAAGACTAA
- the rpmF gene encoding 50S ribosomal protein L32, which produces MAVPKRRVSHTRAAKRRTHYKLTLPMPVKDADGTWRMPHHMNMTTGEYKTTKA; this is translated from the coding sequence ATGGCAGTACCTAAGAGACGAGTGAGTCATACAAGAGCAGCGAAAAGAAGAACACACTACAAGTTGACACTTCCTATGCCTGTAAAAGATGCAGACGGAACATGGAGAATGCCTCACCACATGAACATGACAACCGGTGAGTACAAAACGACCAAAGCATAA
- the dxs gene encoding 1-deoxy-D-xylulose-5-phosphate synthase, whose product MTDISAYSIEELNTLSEKIREKILTTVSQNGGHLSSTMGAVDLIVAMHKVFDVKKDPFIFDVSHQAYAHKLLTDRWDRFDTLRQFGGLSGYTKPSESPYDYYVAGHSSTSISLSVGAAKAIALKGEDRIPVAFIGDGSMSAGMVYEALNELGDRKYPVVIILNDNEMSIAKPIGAISKLLSQTMAGSFYQKFKGKVEKVLDHFPDGAAYMAKRFEESFKLITPGILFEEMGIEYIGPVDGHDIETLIETMEVAKAFGKPVIIHAQTTKGKGYELAEGTKEHWHGVGAFDLKTGESAKKSGSKSATAIFSETLLSFADEDEKVVGVTAAMPSGTGMSAVMEKYPERFWDVAIAEQHAVTSMGPLAKEGFKPFCTIYSTFLQRGYDQVIHDIALMDLGVVFALDRAGIVGEDGETHQGAFDISYLRAIPNMTLLAPYNETTMKLTMQFAKTYDRPCAFRYPRGAFIADDCSAPPFELGKADLLQEGEEEILFIGYGNGVGRAQKVAELMGKKPTILDLRFVKPLDEEMLVTLAQNYKNWFVFSDSAKMGGVGSAILELLSQKKILDIALTSFEYDDAFITHGNTKLVEESLGLLPEQLAARVNEKIKNQK is encoded by the coding sequence ATGACAGATATCAGCGCATACAGCATAGAAGAACTCAATACCCTGTCAGAAAAGATCAGGGAGAAAATACTGACGACTGTGAGTCAGAATGGTGGACATCTAAGCTCGACGATGGGTGCAGTGGACCTGATCGTTGCTATGCACAAAGTCTTTGATGTTAAAAAAGACCCGTTTATCTTCGATGTAAGCCACCAGGCTTATGCGCACAAACTGCTTACGGACAGATGGGACCGCTTTGATACCCTGCGACAATTCGGTGGACTTTCGGGCTATACCAAACCGAGCGAATCACCCTATGACTATTATGTGGCAGGACACAGTTCAACTTCCATCTCTCTGTCAGTGGGTGCAGCCAAAGCGATCGCGCTTAAAGGCGAAGACCGTATTCCGGTAGCGTTCATCGGTGACGGCAGTATGAGTGCAGGAATGGTCTATGAAGCACTCAATGAACTCGGGGACAGAAAATATCCTGTGGTGATCATTTTGAACGATAACGAGATGAGTATCGCCAAACCGATCGGAGCGATCTCAAAGCTCCTTTCCCAAACGATGGCGGGCTCGTTCTACCAGAAATTCAAAGGCAAAGTAGAAAAAGTACTCGACCATTTTCCCGATGGTGCAGCCTATATGGCAAAACGTTTTGAAGAATCGTTCAAACTTATCACGCCTGGTATCCTTTTTGAAGAAATGGGTATCGAGTATATCGGACCGGTGGATGGACATGATATAGAAACACTGATCGAAACGATGGAAGTGGCCAAGGCTTTTGGTAAACCTGTGATCATCCATGCCCAGACTACCAAAGGCAAAGGGTACGAGTTAGCAGAGGGAACGAAGGAACATTGGCATGGTGTCGGTGCCTTCGATCTTAAAACAGGTGAATCTGCAAAAAAGAGCGGCTCGAAATCGGCTACGGCGATTTTCTCCGAAACTCTTCTCTCTTTTGCCGATGAAGATGAGAAGGTCGTAGGGGTGACGGCTGCAATGCCAAGTGGTACAGGTATGAGCGCGGTAATGGAAAAATACCCTGAACGTTTCTGGGATGTCGCCATTGCGGAACAGCATGCGGTCACTTCCATGGGGCCGTTGGCAAAAGAGGGGTTCAAGCCTTTCTGTACGATCTATTCCACATTTTTACAAAGAGGATATGACCAGGTTATCCACGATATCGCTTTGATGGATCTCGGAGTTGTGTTTGCACTGGACCGCGCAGGAATCGTCGGCGAGGATGGTGAGACACATCAGGGAGCATTCGATATCTCCTATCTTAGAGCGATACCCAATATGACACTGTTGGCACCTTATAATGAAACGACTATGAAACTGACGATGCAGTTTGCTAAAACATACGATCGCCCCTGTGCTTTCAGGTACCCAAGGGGAGCCTTCATCGCCGATGACTGCAGCGCACCGCCATTTGAACTGGGGAAAGCTGATCTCTTGCAGGAAGGGGAAGAAGAGATTCTTTTCATCGGGTATGGAAACGGTGTCGGACGTGCACAGAAGGTGGCGGAACTGATGGGAAAAAAGCCTACGATACTCGATCTTCGCTTCGTCAAACCGCTCGATGAGGAGATGCTGGTAACACTGGCACAGAACTATAAAAATTGGTTCGTCTTCTCCGACTCTGCCAAGATGGGCGGTGTGGGTTCGGCAATACTCGAACTCCTGAGCCAAAAAAAGATATTGGATATAGCGTTAACTTCTTTTGAGTATGATGATGCATTCATTACGCATGGTAATACGAAACTGGTGGAAGAGAGCCTGGGGCTTCTGCCTGAGCAGCTTGCTGCAAGGGTGAATGAAAAAATTAAAAACCAGAAATGA
- the metK gene encoding methionine adenosyltransferase gives MANEYIFTSESVTEGHPDKMADQISDAILDYIIERDPQARVACETLLSNGFCVIAGELKTAAYAPMQEIAREVVREIGYTDAAYGFDYRSAGVLNGIGEQSPDINVGVDQKGGEIGAGDQGLMFGYACKETKELMPLPISLAHHITRKLAAVRKNGTVPFLRPDGKAQVSVKYVDGKPVAVDTIVVSTQHHETVSLEQVQKAVKEEVIDPVLATYDIDISDITYHINPTGRFVIGGPQGDAGLTGRKIIVDTYGGSCPHGGGAFSGKDPTKVDRSAAYAARYVAKNLVAAGACDKATLQVAYAIGVAKPVSIYVDTHGTAHIDEEKIVSCVESLFDLTPKGIIDSLDLLKPIYKKTAAYGHFGREDMGFSWEKIDKVDEIKAFLGL, from the coding sequence ATGGCTAACGAATACATTTTTACAAGTGAATCGGTAACCGAAGGTCACCCGGATAAAATGGCTGACCAGATCTCTGATGCGATCCTGGATTACATCATTGAAAGAGATCCGCAGGCAAGAGTCGCCTGCGAGACGTTGTTGAGTAATGGTTTTTGTGTTATTGCAGGCGAGTTGAAAACAGCTGCCTATGCACCGATGCAAGAAATTGCGAGAGAGGTCGTACGTGAGATCGGATATACCGATGCAGCATACGGATTTGACTATAGAAGTGCCGGTGTGCTCAACGGTATCGGTGAACAGTCACCCGATATCAATGTTGGGGTAGACCAGAAGGGCGGGGAGATCGGTGCAGGTGATCAGGGCTTGATGTTCGGATATGCCTGTAAAGAGACAAAAGAGCTGATGCCACTTCCTATCTCGCTGGCACACCATATTACACGTAAGCTGGCCGCTGTCCGCAAGAATGGGACGGTCCCGTTCCTTCGCCCCGACGGCAAGGCACAGGTTTCTGTCAAATATGTTGACGGAAAACCCGTGGCGGTAGATACCATCGTCGTATCAACACAGCACCATGAGACTGTTTCACTTGAGCAGGTGCAAAAAGCGGTCAAAGAAGAGGTGATCGATCCTGTATTGGCAACATACGATATCGATATTTCGGATATCACCTACCATATCAACCCGACCGGACGTTTTGTGATCGGAGGGCCTCAGGGAGATGCTGGTCTAACAGGACGTAAGATCATCGTAGATACCTATGGGGGGAGCTGCCCTCACGGCGGTGGAGCGTTCTCGGGGAAAGACCCTACGAAAGTGGACCGTTCCGCTGCCTATGCTGCACGCTATGTGGCAAAGAACCTGGTAGCGGCCGGCGCCTGCGATAAGGCGACGCTTCAGGTAGCATACGCCATCGGTGTGGCAAAGCCGGTTTCGATCTATGTTGATACACATGGAACAGCACATATAGATGAAGAGAAGATCGTATCCTGTGTGGAATCCCTTTTTGATCTGACTCCAAAAGGTATCATTGATTCCCTGGACCTTTTGAAGCCAATCTATAAGAAGACAGCAGCCTATGGACACTTTGGAAGGGAAGATATGGGGTTTTCCTGGGAAAAGATCGATAAAGTCGATGAGATCAAGGCATTCCTGGGACTATAA